In Coregonus clupeaformis isolate EN_2021a chromosome 7, ASM2061545v1, whole genome shotgun sequence, one genomic interval encodes:
- the LOC121580060 gene encoding golgin subfamily B member 1 isoform X1 yields MFSRLSQGFTNVLQELSGDEPPDGAPQDMLVPQLPPGDAPGAPEESGPGVEEEPLERLAHLEQLTVHLKEVVRDKDSQLATFETQLKSERETADARFNKLKLQAKAKMAALTKQIADLKGQEGATSSPDSSFTSSAPAVEEELQELRSKLRDVETSAKNLEERLQMSEQALCEKEAAHMEQVCVLQAVVCEKDERFQEQIQKHEDELLRVTVQRQNDTELALRAAQRRCEEQEEAMRSRSQVLEMLQGELNNADQQKQILTAQFRQMEQELAEAGRLREEERQQWAGWSSQAEAELVSLRANLEASERDRAAQLTNLEASERDGAAQLANLEASEKDRAAQIEELTVKLEWATREREEVTNREVARLEKELAALREEHGEGQRAGEALAELLTGLRSLAGEGAEEETDPALCLGTLQARLERLRVEQRESEERCVQVTHTMETLQEQLDKSTAEGEEAVARIQQLEQQIGMAASESLVQYVTDPSVEKVSDAEKAQVLALEQQLLEKDNELAALRDRLALAEEQGSSDALKVCADQILNQSEDTTMAPCDSPKVLPDLLEDTQEEGTTLVAEDSSILSVSADNESSPELIEPQSDSPGESKGASSDEMVTSSDSEVAHSSWTLLEAVNQDEGQQSPPILQDFGQLQLQSWEENSSEQETSTVQVESSSVIIRETVQVHLSQQEATLFDSDSAPGQVFAQALADDLQNRYSELMAELQRLREAALESQERTQGLEEEIRSLAAAKDEAESRAQRYEEELQSARSEMDTVAKHSGSELERQSMEMHLLEEQLASLQTEGRSKEQKIQALQADLGEAQHSLSEQEGQARMLSAQLEEGEITSSELEQKLQDMEASLLEFSQARDMAKAVLSERDTEINELQLRITQKEQEMMELSNGMSAKLLQAGEEKFLMSTEVKKLKEQIIELEKAGEKEKATGESHVEDGDELTSLRKDKEDLTTQVATIKKRLHAALVQRKELMTKVAEFEKEADQRKGQVGTATEEAPASVPALEKDRKQEVMAIETTLEEFRQALRSKEEAVEVLEQKISQQDQVLQETLEMNRRLSEGAEQTPEADTSAEITGLQSQVASLESDCETLQKKLQEAQDSRKDTIRKAKEKDRHHREQLKQQKEEYNGLLEHLEEQTGERDGLLTKLRELEELQAQKEVSTVKRVHTELETNTAAEKVEKPAAGDWVQEDWVDFAAPENEAQQQQGDKPIPSAEEPSQLLSAVIEASLQALKEEVQAEKASRTELEGQLQESQASLSLRESELLELGKEQQALREKERQIEHVYEELEALREKCLQAQTYAEAVKAEFEAAVKGTASDSAESTIAILQTEVEEFKQFLSNKNDEIMELSQQLGEQSSLLQSMQETVSEKDQSIASLQEGLRAEQEKSQRLEAEVLQRQEEEKGSEAKILQLQQKLKAALISRKEALKENKSQKEELASTEKVITELQQKMEAREVELEKLRAERERLIEEVDRTLVENQSLGGSCESLKLAMEGMLTEKDFCKREAESAKEEAARACREWEEKVQGMKDEYETLLKSYENVSDEAERVRRVLEAARQERKELVARARTHETARQEAERQKEVAQKEVDTVKDKMRKFAKTKQQKIMDLEEENERLREMEENKGIRREDKALKGELERLKEELEALKADLNATTAQRDSLEQQAVELRAQLAQELEKGDRLAPDKTPSSDDVVEETIVAQQSSTVMPETTQEPVKSQPQDIEPHSQSQDIEPHSQAMESEMAASETPSFEETLKTETTERTQVLIEEKLSKMEAALQSERELRQERETELTAELASLEQRLQESREKEQTQREEPVKTDMSESEQAVIEEKLREMEAAQQSEREQWQEREAELNAGLASLEQRLQESKEKEQSLMEESSKREAQLKELHSSLEVEKDDLEERLMNQLAQLNGSIAGYQQDAADSRERLAELQREVERLERERAELEALAESEKDRAARLEEDKRQAQRERAEAEAESGKQRELEQQLKSAQRVKEGSQSRAKQLEELLREKQLEVRQMQKDCIQYQERISEMAREGKALQLGSNEVHKELGQAYLERTKVTDALKKTEAELSSCKAQLVEAQTEAIQVQAQKRACEQTALQREAELKAEAEQSLDSVRFRLGAELKQIELRLEESYREREREEDATREARELADTAERQAQQMQARLDESLARLAAFSRCMSSLQDDRDRVLDETRQWESRFNSTLQGKEAEVREGETRSRDLAEQLQKETARREELQLTVDRLQKADEQWQLKWEQEEKTLRENQAALEQERGELQKSLAQTETSLAEARAQLASLESEAEGLRHRAQALEEAVGKLQGETNEARSQLKEREAEERRLGLSVEQLETDLRSSKTLTETLQTDLSEKERREVELLGEKEQAVTQAAEEARREADARAQEAEKELEERREEMRGLEDRLRKAEEERSHSKARLDAFTKAMGSLQDDRDRVLGMYKQLEEKHLQVMMEKDALIQEAATENNSLKEELRSLLVQRDDLHAEKAKLSAQLHGYRDDLTQVLTMKESQHKQLLSGQLERIATLEKEREELGAKIKSLEGGEAFVQAVERETLSQAGDSGNRQVRDAPGVEVEKLREQLQAARAQVESLEESLAKEREEQEARQKELKELRWEGGVTRTESETAAERVAELARDLLTMEQRLLEEREVAGQLQAQNQAFGQAMASLQGSRDQALSQAQELSLRLEEMSRVGGQQTPTTGPGGSTAEVWGLKNALSALQNDRERLLEQLQRQHSELTRLGGGELSRLSQELEEERRRAEEMVHRMRELDNLRQREKQELEMLRLEQVDWQAQAELLKQQTLATLSDRDQQVRQLGAMLEEAQTTRPKPLEEHYQREAPLGADLSSKVGVLQSESGPLNDLQLREQQITELSNKSAEPLAVPPSPQLSQVFEENRHLSSQFQGSSQRLDEAESRCTALQRQLQELHEDKRKGTGEVDSAPGAPQQHSGPSESESLRADFKELQRRLDEELQYRMVVEEQLMAAQDRLKLINQGEWQSAHEGQFSASETAVLIEPPGGSVTQIRSSSGPGLMRMLRVAFCSRQRTPLLVSLYLLTVHVLLLLCLGGYV; encoded by the exons ATGTTCAGCCGGCTGTCCCAGGGCTTTACCAACGTCCTGCAGGAGCTCTCTGGGGACGAGCCCCCCGATGGAGCCCCTCAG GATATGTTGGTCCCCCAGCTCCCCCCAGGAGATGCCCCCGGTGCCCCTGAGGAGTCTGGGCCTGGGGTTGAGGAGGAGCCCCTGGAGAGGCTGGCCCATCTGGAGCAGCTGACGGTGCATCTCAAGGAGGTGGTCAGAGATAAGGACAGCCAGCTGGCCACCTTCGAAACGCAGCTCAAG AGCGAAAGGGAGACAGCGGATGCCCGCTTCAATAAACTGAAGCTGCAGGCCAAAGCCAAGATGGCTGCTCTGACCAAACAAATTGCTGACCTCAAGGGGCAGGAGGGAGCAACA AGCTCTCCAGACAGCTCCTTCACCAGCTCAGCTCCTGCTGTGGAGGAGGAACTCCAGGAGCTGAGGAGCAAGCTCCGTGATGTAGAGACCTCGGCTAAGAACCTTGAGGAGCGCCTCCAGATGTCCGAACAGGCCCTGTGTGAAAAGGAAGCCGCACACATGGAGCAG GTTTGTGTGCTCCAGGCGGTTGTCTGTGAAAAGGACGAACGTTTCCAGGAGCAGATCCAGAAGCATGAGGACGAGCTGCTGAGGGTCACAGTGCAGAGGCAGAACGACACTGAGCTG GCTCTACGTGCAGCCCAGCGGCGTtgtgaggagcaggaggaggccaTGCGGTCACGCTCCCAGGTGCTGGAGATGCTGCAGGGGGAGCTGAACAATGCTGACCAGCAGAAACAG atACTCACGGCTCAGTTCCGCCAGATGGAGCAGGAGCTGGCTGAGGCTGGCAggctgagggaggaggagaggcagcagtGGGCTGGGTGGTCCAGCCAGGCCGAGGCAGAGCTGGTGTCCCTCCGAGCTAACCTGGAAGCCTCCGAGCGGGACAGAGCAGCCCAGCTAACCAACCTGGAGGCCTCAGAGCGAGATGGAGCAGCTCAGCTAGCCAATCTGGAGGCTTCAGAGAAAGACAGAGCAGCCCAGATTGAGGAGCTAACAGTGAAACTGGAGTGGGCCACTAGAGAGCGGGAGGAGGTGACCAACAGAGAAGTAGCCAGGTTGGAGAAGGAGCTTGCTGCCTTAAGAGAGGAGCATGGAGAGGGGCAAAGGGCAGGAGAGGCCCTGGCTGAGTTGTTGACAGGCCTGCGCTCTCTGGCTGGAGAGGGGGCCGAGGAGGAGACCGACCCGGCCCTGTGCCTGGGTACCCTGCAGGCCCGGCTGGAGAGGCTGAGGGTGGAGCAGAGGGAGAGCGAGGAACGCTGTGTCCAGGTCACCCACACCATGGAGACTCTGCAAG AACAACTGGATAAGAGCACCGCAGAAGGTGAAGAGGCAGTTGCCAGGATACAACAGCTGGAGCAGCAGATTGGAATG GCTGCTAGTGAGTCATTGGTCCAGTATGTGACTGACCCATCTGTGGAAAAAGTGTCTGATGCTGAAAAAG CCCAAGTATTGGCTCTGGAGCAGCAGCTATTGGAGAAAGACAATGAATTGGCTGCCCTGCGAGACCGTCTTGCACTGGCTGAAGAGCAGGGCTCCAGTGATGCATTAAAGGTATGCGCTGATCAGATTCTAAACCAGAGTGAGGACACCACCATGGCCCCCTGCGACAGTCCTAAAGTGCTGCCAGACCTCCTAGAAGACACGCAAGAGGAGGGCACCACCCTGGTGGCAGAGGATAGCTCAATCCTGTCAGTCTCCGCTGATAACGAGAGCAGTCCGGAGCTCATTGAACCCCAGTCTGACTCTCCCGGAGAATCTAAGGGGGCCTCCTCTGATGAGATGGTCACTAGCAGCGACTCCGAGGTGGCCCACAGCAGCTGGACCCTCCTAGAGGCTGTGAACCAAGATGAAGGTCAGCAGTCGCCTCCCATACTGCAGGACTTTGGCCAGCTCCAGCTGCAATCCTGGGAAGAGAACAGCTCTGAGCAGGAAACATCCACAGTCCAGGTGGAGTCCTCATCGGTCATCATCCGTGAGACTGTGCAGGTGCACCTCAGCCAGCAGGAGGCGACCCTCTTTGACTCTGACTCTGCCCCTGGACAGGTGTTTGCCCAGGCCCTGGCAGATGATCTGCAGAACAGGTACAGTGAGCTCATGGCTGAGCTccagagactgagagaggctgCCTTAGAGTCACAGGAGAGAACCCAAGGCCTGGAGGAAGAGATTCGGTCCCTGGCAGCTGCCAAGGATGAGGCAGAGTCCCGGGCCCAGAGATATGAGGAAGAGCTCCAGTCAGCCAGGTCAGAGATGGACACGGTGGCCAAGCACAGTGGCTCTGAGTTGGAAAGGCAGAGCATGGAGATGCATCTCCTGGAGGAGCAGCTGGCCAGCCTGCAGACAGAAGGCCGCTCCAAAGAGCAGAAGATCCAGGCCCTGCAGGCAGACCTGGGCGAGGCTCAGCACTCTCTCTCTGAGCAGGAGGGCCAGGCCAGGATGCTGAGCGCCCAGCTGGAAGAAGGGGAGATCACCTCCTCTGAGCTGGAGCAGAAGCTCCAAGACATGGAGGCCAGCCTGCTGGAGTTCTCCCAGGCTAGGGACATGGCCAAAGCTGTACTGTCTGAGAGGGACACTGAGATTAACGAGCTGCAACTGCGCATCACCCAGAAAGAGCAGGAGATGATGGAGCTGAGCAACGGCATGTCTGCCAAACTGCTCCAGGCAGGTGAGGAGAAGTTCCTGATGAGCACTGAGGTCAAGAAACTGAAGGAGCAGATAATTGAGCTTGAGAAAGCTGGAGAAAAGGAGAAGGCGACAGGGGAGAGTCATGTAGAGGATGGTGATGAGCTCACTAGTTTGCGAAAGGACAAAGAGGATCTGACAACCCAAGTGGCCACCATTAAAAAGAGGTTGCATGCAGCCCTGGTGCAGCGCAAAGAGCTGATGACAAAAGTTGCGGAGTTTGAGAAAGAGGCAGATCAAAGGAAAGGACAAGTAGGGACAGCAACGGAGGAAGCCCCTGCAAGTGTACCAGCTTTAGAAAAAGACAGAAAACAAGAGGTTATGGCAATTGAGACTACTCTCGAAGAGTTCAGGCAAGCCTTGAGGTCCAAAGAAGAGGCCGTGGAGGTTTTGGAACAGAAAATCAGCCAGCAGGATCAGGTTCTGCAAGAGACACTTGAAATGAACAGAAGGCTGAGTGAGGGAGCTGAGCAGACTCCAGAGGCAGACACCTCAGCTGAAATCACTGGGTTGCAGTCCCAGGTGGCCTCACTGGAGTCAGATTGCGAAACACTGCAAAAGAAACTCCAGGAGGCCCAGGACTCTCGCAAAGACACCATCCGCAAGGCCAAAGAAAAGGACAGGCACCACCGTGAACAGCTAAAGCAGCAAAAGGAAGAGTACAACGGGCTGTTGGAGCATTTGGAGGAGCAGACCGGTGAGCGAGATGGGCTGTTGACTAAACTGAGAGAGCTCGAGGAACTGCAGGCACAGAAAGAGGTGAGCACAGTGAAGAGGGTACATACAGAGCTGGAGACCAACACTGCAGCGGAGAAGGTGGAGAAGCCAGCTGCAGGAGATTGGGTCCAGGAAGACTGGGTGGACTTTGCCGCACCTGAGAATGaagcacaacaacaacaaggtGATAAACCCATTCCCAGTGCTGAGGAACCCTCTCAGCTACTTTCAGCTGTCATTGAGGCCTCATTACAAGCTCTGAAAGAAGAGGTCCAGGCTGAGAAGGCATCGCGTACAGAGTTGGAGGGCCAACTGCAGGAGAGCCAGGCTAGCCTGTCACTCAGGGAAAGTGAGCTCCTAGAGCTGGGCAAAGAGCAACAGGccctgagagagaaggagagacagattgAACATGTCTATGAGGAGTTGGAGGCTCTGAGGGAGAAGTGTCTCCAGGCTCAGACCTATGCAGAAGCTGTGAAAGCAGAGTTTGAGGCTGCTGTCAAGGGAACTGCCTCAGACTCTGCTGAGTCCACCATTGCCATCCTGCAGACAGAGGTGGAGGAATTCAAGCAGTTCCTGAGCAACAAGAATGATGAGATCATGGAGCTTAGCCAGCAGCTGGGTGAGCAAAGCTCCCTCCTTCAGTCCATGCAAGAGACAGTGTCTGAGAAAGACCAGTCGATCGCCTCTCTGCAGGAAGGCCTGAGAGCAGAGCAGGAAAAGAGCCAGAGACTGGAGGCTGAGGTCCTCCAGAGGCAGGAGGAAGAGAAAGGTAGCGAGGCCAAGATCCTGCAGCTTCAGCAGAAGCTCAAGGCCGCCCTTATCTCCCGCAAAGAGGCCCTCAAAGAGAACAAAAGCCAGAAAGAGGAGTTGGCCTCCACTGAGAAAGTCATCACTGAACTGCAGCAGAAGATGGAGGCTAGAGAAGTCGAGCTGGAGAAGCtgagagcagaaagagagaggctgATAGAGGAGGTTGATAGGACCTTGGTGGAGAACCAGAGCCTTGGCGGGTCCTGCGAGAGCCTCAAGCTGGCCATGGAGGGTATGCTGACAGAGAAAGACTTCTGTAAAAGAGAGGCCGAGTCTGCCAAAGAGGAGGCTGCCCGGGCATGCAGAGAATGGGAGGAGAAGGTGCAGGGGATGAAGGATGAGTATGAGACTCTGCTGAAGTCCTATGAGAACGTGAGTGATGAGGCAGAGCGTGTGAGGCGTGTGCTGGAAGCTGCTAGGCAGGAGAGGAAGGAGCTTGTTGCTAGAGCCAGGACCCATGAGACAGCCAGGCAGGAGGCTGAACGGCAGAAAGAAGTGGCCCAGAAAGAGGTGGACACTGTGAAAGACAAGATGAGGAAGTTTGCCAAGACCAAGCAGCAGAAAATAATGGATTTAGAGGAGGAGAATGAGAGACTCCGAGAGATGGAGGAAAATAAAGGAATAAGAAGGGAGGACAAGGCGCTCAAAGGAGAACTTGAAAGACTCAAAGAGGAGCTTGAGGCTCTGAAAGCTGATTTGAATGCCACTACGGCACAGAGGGACTCTTTAGAACAGCAGGCTGTTGAGTTGAGGGCACAACTAGCCCAAGAGCTAGAGAAAGGGGACAGATTAGCTCCAGATAAAACCCCCAGCTCTGATGATGTAGTGGAGGAGACTATTGTTGCCCAGCAGTCTAGTACAGTCATGCCTGAAACTACCCAAGAGCCAGTTAAGAGCCAGCCTCAGGACATAGAGCCACATAGTCAGTCTCAGGACATAGAGCCACATAGTCAGGCCATGGAGTCTGAGATGGCTGCATCTGAAACGCCCTCTTTTGAGGAGACGCTGAAGACCGAAACAACTGAAAGGACACAGGTCCTAATTGAGGAGAAATTGAGCAAAATGGAGGCAGCCCTACAGTCAGAGAGGGAACTGAGGCAAGAGCGCGAGACTGAACTCACTGCTGAGCTGGCCTCTCTGGAGCAGCGCCTtcaggagagtagagagaaggaaCAGACCCAGAGGGAGGAGCCAGTGAAGACGGACATGTCTGAAAGTGAACAGGCCGTAATTGAGGAAAAACTGAGGGAAATGGAGGCAGCCCAACAGTCAGAGAGGGAACAGTGGCAAGAGCGTGAGGCTGAACTCAACGCTGGACTAGCCTCTCTGGAGCAGCGCCTTCAGGAGAGTAAAGAGAAGGAACAGAGCCTGATGGAGGAGAGCTCTAAAAGGGAAGCCCAGCTCAAGGAGCTCCACAGCAGCCTGGAGGTAGAGAAGGACGACCTAGAGGAGCGTCTGATGAACCAGCTGGCCCAGCTGAATGGCAGCATCGCCGGCTACCAGCAGGATGCGGCAGACAGCCGGGAGCGCCTTGCAGAGCTGCAGCGGGAGGTGGAGAGACTGGAGAGGGAGCGGGCCGAACTGGAAGCCCTGGCCGAGAGCGAGAAGGACCGGGCCGCCAGGCTGGAGGAGGACAAGAGGCAGGCCCAGAGAGAGAGGGCCGAGGCAGAGGCCGAgtcagggaagcagagagagctGGAGCAGCAGCTGAAGTCTGCCCAGAGGGTGAAAGAGGGCAGCCAGAGCCGGGCAAAGCAGCTGGAGGAGCTGCTGAGAGAGAAGCAGCTGGAGGTGCGCCAGATGCAGAAGGACTGCATCCAGTACCAGGAAAGGATCAGTGAGATGGCCAGGGAGGGAAAGGCTCTGCAACTGGGCAGCAACGAGGTCCACAAAGAGCTGGGGCAAGCCTATCTGGAGAGGACCAAAGTCACAGACGCTTTGAAGAAGACTGAGGCTGAGCTATCTAGCTGCAAAGCCCAGCTGGTTGAGGCCCAGACAGAGGCCATCCAGGTCCAAGCTCAGAAGAGAGCCTGTGAGCAGACCGCTCTACAGAGAGAGGCTGAGTTGAAAGCAGAGGCAGAGCAGAGTCTGGACTCTGTGAGGTTCAGGCTGGGAGCCGAGCTGAAGCAGATTGAGCTGAGATTGGAGGAGTCTTaccgggagagggagagagaggaggatgccaCCCGGGAGGCAAGAGAGCTGGCTGACACCGCTGAGAGACAGGCCCAGCAGATGCAGGCCCGCCTGGATGAGTCTCTGGCCCGACTGGCTGCCTTCTCGCGCTGTATGTCCTCCCTGCAGGACGACAGGGACCGCGTGCTGGAtgagacccggcagtgggagaGTCGCTTCAACAGCACCCTCCAGGGGAAGGAGGCCGAGGTGCGGGAGGGAGAGACCCGGTCCAGAGATCTGGCTGAACAGCTGCAGAAAGAGACCGCTCGGAGAGAAGAGCTACAGCTTACAGTGGACAG ACTGCAGAAAGCAGACGAGCAGTGGCAGCTGAAATGGGAGCAGGAAGAGAAGACGCTCCGTGAGAACCAGGCTGCcctggagcaggagaggggggagcTTCAGAAGTCCCTAGCCCAGACCGAGACCTCCCTGGCTGAGGCTCGCGCCCAGCTGGCCTCCCTGGAGAGCGAGGCGGAGGGGCTCCGCCACAGAGCCCAAGCCCTGGAAGAGGCAGTTGGGAAGCTGCAGGGAGAGACCAACGAGGCCAGGTCCCAGCTGAAGGAGagggaagcagaggagaggaggctgggcCTGAGCGTGGAACAACTGGAGACAGACCTGCGCTCCTCCAAGACCCTGACAGAGACCCTGCAGACAGATCTGAGtgagaaggaaaggagagaggtggAGCTGCTGGGGGAGAAGGAGCAAGCCGTGACACAG GCTGCAGAGGAGGCCAGGAGGGAGGCTGACGCCAGGGCCCAGGAGGCTGAGAAGgagttggaggagaggagagaggagatgcggGGTCTGGAGGACCGGCTGCgaaaggcagaggaggagaggagccacAGCAAAGCCAGGCTGGACGCCTTCACCAAGGCCATGGGCTCTTTACAGGACGACAGAGACCGAGTACTCGGCATGTACAAACAGCTGGAGGAGAAACATCTGCAG GTGATGATGGAAAAGGACGCTCTGATCCAGGAGGCTGCTACGGAGAATAACAGTCTGAAGGAGGAGCTGCGCTccctattggtccagagggatgACCTCCACGCAGAGAAGGCCAAGCTATCTGCCCAGCTTCACGGCTACAGGGACGACCTTACCCAGGTCCTCACCATGAAGGAGTCCCAGCACAAGCAGCTGTTGTCCGGCCAACTGGAGCGCATCGCTAccttggagaaggagagagaagagctaGGGGCTAAGATCAAGAGCCTGGAGGGAGGGGAGGCTTTCGTTCAGGCGGTGGAGAGGGAGACCCTCAGCCAGGCTGGTGATAGTGGAAACAGGCAGGTTAGAGATGCTCCCGGGGTGGAGGTAGAGAAGCTGAGGGAGCAGCTGCAGGCTGCCAGGGCCCAGGTGGAGAGCCTGGAGGAGAGCCTTGCCAAGGAAAGAGAGGAACAGGAGGCTCGGCAGAAGGAGCTGAAAGAACTGCGTTGGGAGGGAGGGGTGACGCGCACAGAGTCGGAGACAGCGGCTGAGAGAGTGGCCGAGCTGGCCCGGGACCTACTGACCATGGAGCAGAGGctgctggaggagagggaggtggccGGCCAGCTCCAGGCCCAGAACCAGGCATTTGGCCAGGCCATGGCGTCGCTGCAGGGCAGTAGGGACCAGGCCCTCAGCCAGGCCCAGGAGCTCAGCCTCAGACTGGAGGAGATGAGCAGGGTAGGGGGCCAGCAGACACCCACCACGGGCCCTGGAGGATCCACTGCGGAGGTGTGGGGACTGAAGAACGCCCTGTCAGCCCTGCAGAACGACAGGGAGAGACTG TTGGAGCAGCTGCAGCGGCAGCACTCAGAGCTCACTCGACTGGGAGGAGGAGAGCTGTCTAGACTCAGCCAGGagctagaggaggagaggaggagggctgaGGAGATGGTGCACAGGATGAGGGAACTAGACAAcctgagacagagggagaagcaGGAACTAGAAATGCTCAG GCTGGAGCAGGTTGACTGGCAGGCCCAGGCAGAGCTCCTGAAGCAGCAGACCCTGGCCACCCTCTCAGACCGTGACCAGCAGGTGCGCCAGCTCGGTGCCATGTTGGAGGAGGCCCAAACCACCAGGCCCAAACCACTGGAGGAACACTaccagagagag GCACCTCTTGGGGCAGACCTGTCATCTAAAGTAGGGGTCCTTCAATCAGAGAGTGGCCCGCTGAATGATCTTCAGCTGCGAGAGCAGCAGATTACAGAGCTCAGTAACAAG tctgcTGAGCCCCttgctgtccctccctcccctcagctcTCGCAGGTGTTTGAGGAGAATCGCCACCTCTCCTCCCAGTTCCAAGGCAGTTCGCAGAGGCTGGACGAGGCAGAGAGCCGCTGCACTGCCCTCCAGAGGCAGCTCCAGGAACTGCACGAAGACAAGCGCAAG GGGACAGGGGAAGTGGACAGTGCCCCCGGAGCTCCTCAGCAGCACAGTGGCCCTTCAGAGAGCGAGAGCCTCAGGGCTGACTTCAAGGAGCTCCAGCGCAG ACTGGATGAGGAGCTGCAGTATAGGATGGTTGTGGAGGAGCAGCTAATGGCCGCCCAGGACCGCCTCAAACT GATCAACCAGGGTGAATGGCAGTCGGCCCACGAAGGGCAGTTCTCTGCTTCTGAGACAGCTGTCCTCATTGAGCCACCAGGAGGGTCTGTCACCCAA ATTCGGAGCAGCAGTGGGCCAGGCCTGATGAGAATGCTGCGCGTGGCCTTCTGCTCTCGCCAGCGCACACCCCTGCTGGTGTCCCTCTACCTGCTCACCGTGCACGTGCTACTACTGCTCTGCCTGGGGGGTTACGTCTAG